ATACATTCATCACTTGTCCAGCAGGTCTTGAATTTGGGGACGAGAATGGCAGCGGCAATTAGCTCTGGATCTGTAAGCATCTGTCCAAAACGTTTTTCAAGCCCTGCTAGAAGTGCTTCAATCAAAGGCCGACAGGACTTGGAGGAAATGCAGAGGTGCTGGAGCTTCGCCTGGAGTAGTGTTATTGTAGGTACCAACCATCCCATCTGTACATTGGCCTCTCCCTGGAGAACATCAAGCGCCTTTGCAATTGGGCTCATAGTCTTGGTATACTCTGCCAGAAACGCAAGCTCAACAGGAGTGAAcctgacaataaaaacaaaaacaattaatgaaTATAGAATTTCATTCATAGTGGGAATCAAAGTATTCAATAAGAAATTTTAAACCCATCCTTAACTGCAAGACATTATCTAAATATAAAGCTACCTCATATTGCAGTCAATaaatctacaaaataaaatggtaAGTACATACATAGGTATCTTTAGCGCACTGCAGACAGCTGTGATTGCTCCTTCTCCTTGTTCCTTTAGGATTCTCACAATCCTCTCCACGGCAAAGAAAAGGGAGTTCCACCGTGTCTCATTTGGCCTCAGGAGCTGAAGTTTGCAGTTATCTTCTATGATTTCAGCGGCTGTGGTAGATCTTGAGCTTTTGCTCCACAGACTTGAACACTTGGAGAATGCTGAACGAGACAGCCGCTTGTACACTGGATTTCCATTTGCTTTCAAGGCATCAGCAGTGGAGATCAGGTTGAGAAGGTGGCATGCACAACGTTGGTGCTTTGGCAGCTGGTATTCCAAGCCATTATCTTCATCCAATGTTGCCCCGGCTTCAACAAACTCGACACCTGTGATatctcccccctcctcttcatcactctctcctcctcctcccgtACTTTCCCTCGCACCCTGAAGTGCAGTATCTGGATTGTTATTTTCATCCAGCTCACCATAGACTCTAAAGGCTTTATGAATTTGAACCATTGTCAGTTGTTGTGCAAACAATCTTTTCTCGGATGTTGTACTCCACGTGTATATCGTTGAGAGCACTAGCAAGGGCAGAAAAAGTATGCGACCCTTTTAGCTGTTTACACGCTAGGGCAGCACAGCGCCTCTGCAGAGTTGCACTATCTAGCCAATGCGCAGTGACACCTATAAAACCTCGTCGGTGTGTGGTCCAGCAATCTGTGGTGGTTGCGATAACCTCAATTTTTTTCAGGGCAaatttcagattatttttcatttcttgtgttgctttctccactttgtttttaagaGTGCCACGAGACATAATTGTTAGATTGGGCTGGAGGAGAAGCAGAAGGTCTCTGAATCCTTGCTGCTCAACTACACTGAGTGGGTGTAGCCCTTGAATGACGAAGTCAATGATTCCTTTATCCACACTGACCTGTGACACTCTCTTGGCTTCCCATAACTTTGGTTGTTTGGGTGATGGGCCTGCATCCGGGGTTGACTTTCTTTTCTGAACAGCTGAAGTGAGCTTTCTGTATCTCTCCATATGATTGACATGCATCCTCTGTGAGTgaaaatacagacacaa
Above is a window of Etheostoma spectabile isolate EspeVRDwgs_2016 unplaced genomic scaffold, UIUC_Espe_1.0 scaffold00019438, whole genome shotgun sequence DNA encoding:
- the LOC116684675 gene encoding uncharacterized protein LOC116684675; the protein is MVQIHKAFRVYGELDENNNPDTALQGARESTGGGGESDEEEGGDITGVEFVEAGATLDEDNGLEYQLPKHQRCACHLLNLISTADALKANGNPVYKRLSRSAFSKCSSLWSKSSRSTTAAEIIEDNCKLQLLRPNETRWNSLFFAVERIVRILKEQGEGAITAVCSALKIPMFTPVELAFLAEYTKTMSPIAKALDVLQGEANVQMGWLVPTITLLQAKLQHLCISSKSCRPLIEALLAGLEKRFGQMLTDPELIAAAILVPKFKTCWTSDECILKLGLDYIKSHLKEQVVVNEGDASHSSEEEDFFSAIKHSSSQENTKQLETYLGCPGDTMDVLKSFPAVCHLSLRLNTALPASAACERLFSTAGLIFTPKRARVDAINFEKQLLLKLNRDFW